In Reinekea thalattae, a genomic segment contains:
- a CDS encoding LysR family transcriptional regulator: MQLSHIDMNLLVYLDALLRERSVTKAAHKLGLSQPAMSNGLKRLRVLFDDPLLVRTSSGMRPTERARELEPLLRVALQSLEKVVRPRTQPDIQDDYRVFRIMASDYAESTLIPALYRRLSVEAPNISLDIMTPSDVSFLDVEQGRVDMAINRFESLPQSFHQMPVWSEKFCCMLSVDHPIYKNFNLDSYLEAKHVWVSKTGYGVGVGVDPDDVQKLGFVDEVLDKMGKKRDIAIFTRHYQAAMLLAEENNLVVTIPARAAHLQAKNSRLAVMEPPFEIPPFLLQMVWSPLLQHDSTHRWIRRMIVELGEEISAPSFQS; encoded by the coding sequence ATGCAGCTTAGTCACATAGACATGAACTTACTGGTATATCTGGACGCGCTTTTGCGCGAGCGCAGTGTGACTAAGGCCGCTCATAAGCTGGGTCTCAGTCAACCGGCGATGAGTAATGGCCTAAAGCGATTAAGGGTGTTATTTGATGATCCATTGTTGGTGCGTACCAGCAGTGGCATGAGGCCGACAGAGCGCGCTCGGGAATTAGAGCCATTGCTGCGAGTAGCGTTGCAGTCACTGGAAAAGGTAGTTCGGCCGCGCACTCAGCCTGATATTCAAGACGACTACCGAGTATTTCGTATTATGGCCAGCGATTACGCGGAGTCGACATTGATTCCAGCTCTGTACCGACGGTTATCGGTAGAAGCGCCTAACATCTCATTGGATATTATGACGCCCAGTGATGTCAGCTTTTTGGATGTTGAGCAAGGCCGTGTCGACATGGCCATTAATCGCTTTGAGTCACTGCCGCAGTCGTTTCACCAAATGCCAGTGTGGAGTGAAAAATTTTGCTGCATGCTCAGTGTCGACCACCCAATCTATAAAAATTTTAATCTAGACAGCTATTTAGAGGCCAAGCATGTCTGGGTTAGTAAGACAGGTTATGGCGTCGGCGTCGGTGTTGATCCTGATGATGTGCAAAAGCTTGGTTTTGTTGATGAAGTCTTGGATAAGATGGGCAAGAAGCGCGACATTGCTATCTTTACTCGCCATTATCAGGCCGCCATGCTACTGGCTGAAGAAAATAATCTGGTTGTAACCATTCCTGCACGCGCCGCTCATTTGCAAGCCAAAAACAGTCGTTTAGCGGTGATGGAACCGCCTTTTGAGATACCGCCGTTTTTACTGCAAATGGTATGGAGCCCGTTATTACAACATGACTCAACACATCGATGGATCCGCCGGATGATTGTTGAGCTGGGTGAGGAAATCAGTGCGCCCAGTTTCCAATCCTGA
- a CDS encoding NUDIX hydrolase yields the protein MQSQQSVVELLQQYLVNAAETEHSTVRTIQEFVQQQPAYWSRSTLVGHLTASAWITNAARDKAVLLHHRKLDIWVQPGGHIDDQDQSLLLASQREANEETGLQDFKLVMQGIFDVDIHPIPARKDEPAHEHLDIRFWFETADENLVLSDESNDLCWLSKEQIMAKTNEESVLRMVRKSMV from the coding sequence ATGCAGTCGCAGCAATCGGTCGTTGAATTACTTCAACAATACTTAGTAAATGCCGCAGAAACCGAACATTCTACTGTTCGCACGATTCAAGAATTTGTTCAGCAACAGCCAGCCTATTGGTCGCGAAGTACGCTAGTCGGCCACCTCACGGCCAGTGCTTGGATAACCAATGCTGCACGCGATAAAGCAGTGCTTTTGCATCATCGTAAATTAGATATCTGGGTGCAGCCGGGTGGCCATATTGACGATCAAGACCAGAGCCTGTTGTTAGCCAGTCAGCGAGAAGCCAATGAAGAAACCGGCTTGCAGGATTTTAAATTAGTCATGCAAGGTATCTTCGATGTCGACATTCATCCAATTCCAGCCCGTAAAGATGAACCGGCTCATGAGCATTTGGATATTCGCTTTTGGTTTGAAACAGCTGATGAAAATTTGGTTTTAAGCGATGAATCGAATGATTTATGTTGGCTATCGAAAGAACAAATTATGGCAAAAACCAACGAAGAGTCAGTGCTGCGTATGGTGCGTAAAAGCATGGTTTAG
- a CDS encoding ion transporter — protein sequence MQINIQKLQSISQRVRDNKLFEWLVVSVILLSALLIGARTYVIPGSIITLMHWLDAGITLLFLFEIVVRFFATEQKKYFFRSGWNIFDTLVVVVSLIPIEHSELALIGRLVRIFRVLRMVSIIPELRTLLNSLLRAMPQLGYVVLLMFIIFYIYGAIGATFFAHINAQLWGDISISMLTLFRVMTFEDWTDVMYETMAVYPFSWMFYLSFIFLTTFAFLNMVIGIVVNVLEDEHAREKQAQDKIDGKATLDDIMLELRSLRSEVAQLKSNQGKSN from the coding sequence ATGCAGATTAATATTCAAAAACTTCAGTCGATCTCTCAACGTGTTCGAGACAATAAATTATTTGAATGGCTGGTGGTCAGTGTCATTCTGTTGTCCGCATTGCTCATTGGTGCTCGAACCTATGTTATCCCAGGTTCCATTATTACTCTTATGCATTGGTTAGACGCAGGCATCACGCTGCTATTCTTGTTTGAGATTGTGGTCCGATTTTTTGCCACGGAGCAGAAAAAATACTTTTTCCGCAGCGGTTGGAATATTTTCGATACGCTCGTGGTAGTGGTTAGCCTGATTCCAATTGAGCACAGTGAGCTCGCCTTGATTGGTCGGTTGGTGAGGATATTTCGTGTCCTGCGAATGGTATCGATTATTCCAGAGCTGCGCACGTTGTTGAACAGTCTGCTACGAGCGATGCCTCAGTTAGGCTATGTCGTATTGCTGATGTTTATTATTTTTTATATTTATGGTGCTATCGGCGCGACCTTTTTTGCACACATTAATGCTCAGCTCTGGGGCGATATTTCGATCAGTATGCTAACCCTGTTTCGAGTCATGACGTTCGAAGATTGGACCGATGTGATGTATGAAACCATGGCGGTTTATCCATTTTCTTGGATGTTTTATTTATCGTTTATCTTTTTAACCACCTTTGCATTTTTAAATATGGTGATCGGTATTGTGGTTAATGTGCTAGAGGATGAGCATGCGCGTGAAAAACAAGCGCAAGATAAAATTGATGGCAAGGCCACGCTCGATGATATCATGCTGGAATTACGTAGCTTGAGGTCTGAAGTGGCTCAGTTAAAAAGCAACCAAGGAAAAAGTAACTAA